A stretch of Palaemon carinicauda isolate YSFRI2023 chromosome 36, ASM3689809v2, whole genome shotgun sequence DNA encodes these proteins:
- the LOC137628272 gene encoding uro-adherence factor A-like, whose translation MRPLPGHEALLGHEALPRHESLLGHEALPRHEALTGHEALPGHEALLGHEALPRHESLLGHEALPRHEALTGHEALPGHEALPGYEALPGNEALPEQEALQGHEALLGHDAVPRHEALPGYEALPGN comes from the exons atgagg CCACTTCCAGGACATGAGGCACTTCTAGGACACGAGGCACTTCCAAGACATGAGTCACTTCTAGGACATGAGGCACTTCCAAGACATGAGGCACTTACAGGACATGAGGCACTTCCAGGACATGAGGCACTTCTAGGACACGAGGCACTTCCAAGACATGAGTCACTTCTAGGACATGAGGCACTTCCAAGACATGAGGCACTTACAGGACATGAGGCACTTCCAGGACATGAGGCACTTCCAGGATATGAGGCACTACCAGGAAATGAGGCACTACCAGAACAGGAGGCACTTCAAGGGCATGAGGCACTTCTAGGACACGATGCTGTTCCAAGACATGAGGCACTTCCAGGATATGAGGCACTACCAGGAAATTAG